In the Euphorbia lathyris chromosome 5, ddEupLath1.1, whole genome shotgun sequence genome, one interval contains:
- the LOC136230659 gene encoding high affinity nitrate transporter 2.7 yields the protein MESQSSKQAYFSLPVDHENKATEFRPFSISSPHMLAFHLAWLSLFSCFFSTFSIPPLIPVIRQDLNLSDSDISNAAIASFVGSIFSRLTMGPICDLIGPRIASSTLSLITAPIIISTSFISSPFSFILIRFLVGFSLANFVANQFWMTSMFSGRVVGLANGFSAGWANTGAGVAQLVMPLVFHFLTNSLNLTSFMAWRVSFIIPGIFQFFTAVLVLAFGQDSPTGNYKFTPKMAEKEKKDEFLEVLKNGLGNYRGWILGFTYGYCFGSELTTDNIIAGYFYDRFGVNLQVAGTIAASFGMANFFSRPVGGVLSDMLGRRFGVRGRLWGLWAVQTTAGLLCVILGRVNSVWGSVSVTCLFSVFVQAASGLTFGVVPFVSKRSLGVISGMTGSGGTIGAVATQVLLFSGNRFSTQTSISLMGLMILVCTFPVTFIYFPQWGSMFCGPASTNININSAAAQDYYLLE from the exons ATGGAAAGTCAGTCTTCAAAACAAGCTTACTTCTCTCTTCCGGTAGACCATGAAAACAAAGCTACTGAATTCCGTCCATTTTCAATATCATCGCCGCACATGCTTGCCTTTCACCTGGCATggctttctctcttctcttgctTCTTCTCCACCTTCTCTATACCTCCTCTCATACCTGTAATCCGCCAAGATCTCAACCTCTCCGATTCTGATATTAGCAACGCCGCCATCGCCTCCTTCGTCGGTTCCATCTTCTCTCGCCTCACCATGGGTCCTATCTGTGATCTTATTGGTCCACGTATTGCTTCTTCCACTCTCTCTTTAATCACTGCACCAATTATAATTTCTACTTCTTTCATCTCTTCTCCTTTTTCCTTCATCCTAATTCGCTTTCTAGTCGGATTCTCTTTAGCTAACTTTGTAGCCAATCAGTTCTGGATGACCTCTATGTTTTCCGGCAGAGTCGTTGGCCTGGCCAACGGTTTCTCCGCCGGATGGGCAAACACCGGAGCTGGCGTCGCACAGTTAGTTATGCCACTGGTATTTCATTTTTTAACTAATTCTTTGAACTTAACTTCATTTATGGCTTGGCGAGTTTCATTCATTATCCCTGggatatttcaattttttactGCCGTACTAGTTCTGGCATTCGGCCAAGATTCGCCGACCGGAAACTATAAATTTACGCCGAAAATGGCCGAGAAAGAGAAAAAAGATGAGTTTCTTGAAGTTTTGAAGAATGGATTAGGGAATTATAGAGGGTGGATTTTGGGATTCACATATGGATACTGTTTTGGTTCAGAACTGACGACTGATAATATAATTGCTGGATACTTTTACGATAGATTTGGAGTGAATCTTCAGGTTGCAGGGACGATTGCTGCGAGTTTCGGAATGGCGAATTTCTTCTCGAGGCCAGTGGGAGGAGTTTTATCTGATATGTTGGGGCGGAGATTTGGGGTTAGGGGGAGATTGTGGGGGCTTTGGGCGGTGCAGACGACGGCGGGTTTGCTGTGTGTGATACTTGGGCGAGTTAACTCGGTGTGGGGTTCTGTTTCAGTGACGTGTTTGTTTTCGGTTTTTGTTCAAGCTGCTTCTGGCCTCACATTTGGCGTGGTCCCTTTCGTTTCCAAAAG GTCACTAGGAGTAATATCTGGGATGACAGGAAGTGGAGGAACTATTGGAGCAGTGGCTACCCAGGTGTTGTTGTTTTCAGGAAATAGATTCTCAACTCAAACAAGTATTTCCTTGATGGGTCTTATGATACTTGTATGCACTTTTCCTGTCACCTTCATTTACTTCCCTCAATGGGGCAGCATGTTCTGTGGCCCTGCTTCCACCAACATCAACATCAACTCCGCTGCTGCTCAAGATTACTACCTGCTCGAGTAA
- the LOC136230661 gene encoding sirohydrochlorin ferrochelatase, chloroplastic-like: protein MLNFLKFPSLNTVRSCSVGETGTNSRPATPKISNLRGGSSNINYLSTRLSLSNENGGSTMNSQGVGAKDGVIIVDHGSRRKESNLMLNDFVAMFRDKTGYPIVEPAHMELAEPSIKDAFGLCVEKGANRVIISPFFLFPGRHWHQDIPALSAEAAKEYPGVPYVITSPLGLHELLVDVVNDRIKHCLSRVAGDADECAACVGTSKCKLY, encoded by the exons ATGTTGAATTTTCTCAAATTTCCTTCTCTAAATACAGTTAGAAG TTGTTCAGTGGGCGAAACTGGAACAAATTCTAGACCGGCAACACCCAAAATCTCAAATTTACGAGGAGGTTCGTctaatataaattatttatccacgAGGTTGAGCTTGAGCAACGAAAATGGGGGAAGTACAATGAACTCACAGGGGGTTGGAGCGAAAGACGGAGTCATCATTGTCGACCACGGTTCACGTCGTAAAGAGTCAAATCTCATGCTGA ATGACTTCGTTGCCATGTTTAGGGATAAAACCGGGTATCCAATTGTGGAGCCTGCTCATATG GAGCTGGCAGAGCCCTCAATAAAAGATGCATTTGGTTTATGTGTTGAAAAAGGGGCAAACCGGGTGATTATAAgcccattttttctttttcctggaCGGCATTGGCACCAG GATATCCCTGCCTTAAGTGCTGAAGCTGCGAAGGAGTACCCTGGAGTGCCATATGTCATCACTTCACCTCTTGGCTTGCATGAGCTACTTGTG GATGTTGTAAATGATAGGATCAAACACTGCTTAAGCCGTGTAGCAGGAGATGCAGATGAATGTGCAGCTTGTGTTGGAACAAGTAAATGCAAACTCTACTAG